In the Oreochromis aureus strain Israel breed Guangdong linkage group 14, ZZ_aureus, whole genome shotgun sequence genome, one interval contains:
- the pld3 gene encoding 5'-3' exonuclease PLD3 has translation MKTGIPYHQLEDESRGQEYNRRTQVYYRGLIALATGASVLLVIMALCNLLIPRPSSSSSHPVPDISLRLPNMESCTDPCRIMLVESIPEGLEFNSSTTHPSIFQSWMNLMNEARSSVDIASFYWTLTNKDTHTHEPTANQGEAVLKRLAELSGNLSIRIAVNTPQEKQPRHDLRLLNDSGAHIRTVNMKELTTGVLHTKFWVVDKQHIYIGSANMDWRSLTQVKELGVVVYNCSCLAADLSKIFEAYWFLGESKSIPSPWPERFSTMYNKDTPLQLPLNNTPSNVYLSSSPPSLCAAGRTSDLQSILSVVEDAESFVYIAVMNYLPTMEFSHPKRYWADIDTQLRRVAYEKRIKVRLLISCWNSTQPVMFSFLTSLASVYDPKNNLDIQVRLFVVPATPKQKEIPFARVNHNKYMVTDKIAYIGTSNWSGDYFVNTAGSALVVNQTASQSVESTVQSQLKAVFERDWNSGYSTPLTQHSNLKDFCYV, from the exons ATGAAGACCGGCATCCCGTACCACCAG ctGGAGGATGAGTCCCGGGGACAAGAATACAACAGGAGAACACAGGTG TATTACAGGGGTTTGATAGCTCTGGCCACTGGGGCTAGTGTGCTGCTGGTCATCATGGCGCTCTGTAACCTCCTGATACCGaggccctcctcttcctcttcccacCCTGTTCCCGACATCAGCCTCCGTCTGCCTAACATGGAGTCCTGCACAGATCCCTGCAG GATCATGTTGGTGGAGAGCATTCCCGAAGGCCTGGAGTTTAACTCCAGCaccactcatccatccatcttccagTCGTGGATGAATCTGATGAACGAGGCTCGCAGCAGTGTCGACATCGCCTCCTTCTATTGGACCCTCAccaacaaagacacacacactcatgagccgacagccaatcag GGTGAGGCTGTTCTGAAGAGGCTCGCTGAACTATCGGGGAATTTATCCATTCGTATTGCCGTCAACACACCGCAGGAGAAACAGCCACGGCATGACCTCAGGCTGCTCAACGACTCAG GAGCCCATATTAGGACCGTAAACATGAAGGAGCTCACCACAGGCGTTCTTCACACCAAGTTCTGGGTTGTGGACAAGCAGCATATTTACATTGGCAGTGCCAACATGGACTGGAGGTCCCTCACAcag GTGAAGGAGCTGGGTGTGGTGGTCTACAACTGCAGCTGTCTGGCAGCAGACCTCAGTAAGATCTTTGAAGCCTACTGGTTTCTGGGGGAGAGCAAGTCAATCCCATCACCTTGGCCAGAGAGGTTCTCCACCATGTACAACAAGGATACACCCCTCCAGCTGCCTCTTAACAACACGCCATCCAACGTCTATCTGTCG AGTTCCCCTCCATCCTTATGTGCAGCCGGCAGGACTTCAGATCTTCAGTCCATCCTCAGTGTGGTGGAGGATGCTGAGAGCTTTGTCTACATCGCTGTCATGAACTACCTGCCCACCATGGAGTTTTCACATCCTAAAAG GTACTGGGCGGACATTGACACGCAGCTGAGGCGAGTTGCATATGAGAAGCGGATTAAAGTGCGACTGCTGATCAGCTGCTGGAACAGCACACAGCCGGTCATGTTTTCTTTCCTGACGTCTCTGGCCTCAGTTTATGACCCCAAGAATAACCTCGACATCCAGGTG agGCTCTTTGTGGTGCCTGCCACCCCCAAGCAGAAGGAGATTCCCTTTGCAAGAGTTAACCACAATAAGTACATGGTGACGGACAAGATAGCATACATAG GTACATCCAACTGGTCAGGAGACTACTTTGTGAACACAGCTGGCTCAGCATTGGTTGTCAACCAGACGGCGTCACAGTCTGTTGAGTCAACTGTCCAATCACAGCTGAAGGCTGTCTTTGAGAGAGACTGGAACTCGGGCTACAGCACTCCTCTCACCCAGCACTCAAACCTCAAAGACTTCTGTTACGTTTAA